The DNA sequence CCAGCGGGGTGCACTCTCGACTGTCGGCCGGTCGGCCCATACCGGGCCGTGCTGTCTGCCGAGCAAGATGACCGGGTGAAGGCGTTCGTGGGGGTCACCGACGGCGAGTGGCGCAGCTTCCTCGCCGCCCGGCCGCAGATCAACGAGGTCAACTTCTGGCGGCCGGGCGGCGGCAGCTTCAAGGTCCTGACCCCCGGCGAGCCGTTCTTCTTCAAGAGCCGCTACCCGCACAACCGGATCGTCGGCGGCGGCTTCTTCAGTGGGTTCGCGAAGCTGCGGCTCTCGGAAGCGTGGGGGCTGTTCGGCGAGGCCAACGGCGCGGGTTCCCTCGCCGACATGGCCCGCGACATCGGCAAGTACCGCAAAGACCCGATCGGCCCCGGCGAGGACCCGGTGATCGGCTGCATCTTCATCCGCGACACCGTCTTCTTCCCCGACGGCCGTCAGCCGGAGCCGCCGCCGGAGTTCCCGCCGAACCTCACCCAGGGCAAGACGTACGACCTGTCGTCGGGCACGCACTTCGACTACTTCGAGCACCTGACGAAACTCCTGCTCGGCGGCGAGGTGCGGGTCGACCCGGAGGGCTCCTGGCACCGGCCGGGTCCGGTGTTCGGCGACCCCCGGCTCCGGCCGCAGCGCCTCGGGCAGCAGTCGTTCAAAGCGGTCGTGCTCGACACGTACTCCCGGCGCTGCGCGATCACCGACAGCAAGCTGCGGCCGGCGCTGCAGGCCGCGCATATTCGCCCGGTAGCCGCCGGCGGCGAGCACCGCATCGACAACGGCATGCTGCTGCGGGCCGACGTGCACATCCTCTTCGACCAGGGCTACCTGGGCGTCGACCCGAAGTATCGGCTGCTGGTCAGCCGACGCCTGCGCGACGACTTCGGCAACGGCGAACAGTTCTACGCCCGCGCCGGCACCCAGATCGCCATCCCCGAGCAGAAGGCCCGCCGCCCCGATCACGAACTGCTCGAATGGCACACTGACACGGTCTTCCAGCACTGAAGCCCAGGCCCGGAGGCCAGTCGTGGTGCCGCGTACCGTTGCCGTCGGTCTCGCCGTCGGTGCCGTCCTTGTCGGCGGGGCGCTCTTCGTGGCCGCCAGCGTCGGCTTCGACTCGGACCCGGCCGCCGAGACGGACGCGACCCCGGCCGCCGCCGGGGTCACCCTGCCGCCAGTCGACGCCCGGTTCGACTACCAGATCGGCCAGCCGTACGCCCCACCGAGCGGCGTCACCGTCGTCAGCCGCGACCGGGAGGCGTCCCCGGCCGCCGGCGTCTACACCATCTGCTACGTCAACGCCTTCCAGGTCCAGCCCCACGAGGTCACCTGGTGGCAGCGCAACCACGACGACCTGCTGCTACGCGACGCCGACGGCGAGTACGTCGTCGACGGCGACTGGAACGAGATCCTGCTCGACATCTCCACCGCCGCGAAACGCACCGCGATCGCCGACATCGTCAACACCTGGATCGACGGCTGCGCCGCCGACGGCTTCCAGGCCGTCGAGCCGGACAACATCGACTCGTACGACCGCTCCGACGACCTGCTCACCCTCGACGACGCCGTCGAATACCTGAAACTGCTGGCCCCGCACGCCCACGCCGCCGGCCTGGCCATCGGCCAGAAGAACACCACCGAACTCGGCACCCGTGGCAGAGCCGCCGGCCTCGACTTCGCGATCGCCGAGGAATGCGGCCGCTACGACGAGTGCGGCGACTACACCACGGTGTACGGCGACCACGTCATCGACATCGAGTACACCGATGATGCCTACACCACCGCGTGCGCCACGGTCGGCGCGAACGTGTCCGTGGTCCGCCGCGACCTCGACGTCACCGCACCCGGCAGCCCGACCTACGTCTACCGGGCCTGCTGAGCACCGGCAGACACGCGTTGCTGAGCTCTACGCCACGGCAAACCTTCGGGTGGCGTGTTGCCCTGGTCATGGTGCTCCGTTCGTCAGGTCAGGGGTGAGGGTGCCGCGTTGCCGGCGGGTGCGGCGGAGCGCGACGACCACGACAGTGGCCAGCAGGATTGCCGGCACCCCCGCGACCGACCAGCTCAACGCCAGCGGTGGCCCGGGCTGGGCGAGGACCGGAAGACCCGCGAGCGAGCCCTTCCCTTCACCTGCGGGACCGTTCACGGTGAAGTGGAAGGTCCAGGTGCCCTCGGCCGGCAGGGCCTGGATGTTGAGACCCCAGACGTCGAGTTTGCGAGGGTGCCGGGCGAGGTCCCAGCGCTCGTCGTCGGACCTGGGCCGCCCAGGCAGTTCCGCGGCGACGTGTCCGGACTTTCCCTCGTACCCGCCGTCGATGTCGAAGGTGAAGTCGAGCGACTGCATGGCCCGCATCGGCCATCGGCTGAAGCCGACCGTCATCGCGTACGGCCCGATCGTCACCCGCTCGGTGTGCACGATCGTCACCGGCTCGTACGCGACCGCCGGGGCCATGGTGACGACCTGCACGACGCCTATCGTCAGCAGCAGTGCCAACAGCCGCCTCATGCCGCCACCCCCAGAGCCGACGTGTCCAGCAACCTCAGCATCTGCCCGACGCGCCGGGCGAGGATCCCGGTGGCCGCCCCCACCGCTGCGGCCACCAGGACGGTCGGGGCGATGTAGACGACGATCTCCACGAAGCCCGGCAGCTGCACTCCGAAGAGAACCGCCTGTTGCAAGGGGATCAGGACGGCCAGTAGACCGGCCCCGACCGCCGCGAAGAGCGGGAGCACCGGCTTGGCCGACACCCTGCGGGCCCGGGCGATCAGCCACGCCAGCTCCACCAGCAGCGCCGCGCCCACGGTGCTCAGCGGTATCCAGCTGGGCATGACCGGCTGCGGCGACGTGAAGTCGCGCATCGGCAGTCCGACCGCGTCGGCGTAGGTGCTCGTCGCCCACGGAGTGATCAACCACAGCAACAGCTGGATCGCGGCCAGGGTCACCGCGACCGACAGGGCCGCCCCCGGTCGCCGTACCAGGACCGTGGCCGTGACCAGCGTCAGCACGGTGAGGCAGGCGATGCACACCGCCACCAGGTCGACCGGGCCGCCGGCCTGCTGGAAGGCATCGGCCAGTACGGGTGCGAAGGCGACCAGCATCGCCAGTGAGATGTACACACCGGCCCGGCCCCAACGCTCGTGCCGGGCGGCGGCGAACGTCACCATCGAGCCGATGATGGTCGCGAAGTTGCCCTGCAACAGCCCGATGTGCGGCGGCGAGTTGAGTTGGGCGTCGAACCCGTACAGGCTGTGCCACCACTGGTCCCAGAGCCCGTAGAGCAGGAACGTTGCGGTGGCCAGCCCGACGATCAGGTATCCGAG is a window from the Solwaraspora sp. WMMD792 genome containing:
- a CDS encoding HNH endonuclease, encoding MKAFVGVTDGEWRSFLAARPQINEVNFWRPGGGSFKVLTPGEPFFFKSRYPHNRIVGGGFFSGFAKLRLSEAWGLFGEANGAGSLADMARDIGKYRKDPIGPGEDPVIGCIFIRDTVFFPDGRQPEPPPEFPPNLTQGKTYDLSSGTHFDYFEHLTKLLLGGEVRVDPEGSWHRPGPVFGDPRLRPQRLGQQSFKAVVLDTYSRRCAITDSKLRPALQAAHIRPVAAGGEHRIDNGMLLRADVHILFDQGYLGVDPKYRLLVSRRLRDDFGNGEQFYARAGTQIAIPEQKARRPDHELLEWHTDTVFQH
- a CDS encoding endo alpha-1,4 polygalactosaminidase, which encodes MPRTVAVGLAVGAVLVGGALFVAASVGFDSDPAAETDATPAAAGVTLPPVDARFDYQIGQPYAPPSGVTVVSRDREASPAAGVYTICYVNAFQVQPHEVTWWQRNHDDLLLRDADGEYVVDGDWNEILLDISTAAKRTAIADIVNTWIDGCAADGFQAVEPDNIDSYDRSDDLLTLDDAVEYLKLLAPHAHAAGLAIGQKNTTELGTRGRAAGLDFAIAEECGRYDECGDYTTVYGDHVIDIEYTDDAYTTACATVGANVSVVRRDLDVTAPGSPTYVYRAC